The following proteins come from a genomic window of Methanosarcina sp. MTP4:
- a CDS encoding glycosyltransferase family 4 protein, with amino-acid sequence MKKLRIGMFTWESLYSIRVGGIAPHVSELSEAIAREGHEVHLFTRSHENNDEDIKGVHYHRVASGQHGSIIEQMDRMCDAMYCRFLEVRDQAGEFDVLHGHDWHPVNVLCRIKAQFGIPFVLTFHSTEWGRNGNRHGGWWEAKEISHREWLGGYECAEVIATSTILRKEIQHIYKIPDYKLSEIPNGIYMGKIGKEVDRGKVKQNYGIHPFLPVVLFTGRMSYQKGPDMLVEAAAKVLKKRDAGFVLIGEGEMRSKCENRAHELGIKDSFRFLGYAPDNTVRDWFNACDLVCVPSRNEPFGIVVLEAWDAKKPVVASEAVALVDNFRTGVVAYKNPKSIAWCLNYVLEGLDHNKMGEKGYSLLKKRYNWKNIAEETILVYENVTKGT; translated from the coding sequence ATGAAAAAGCTTCGAATCGGAATGTTTACGTGGGAAAGTTTGTATTCAATAAGGGTCGGGGGGATTGCACCCCATGTCTCCGAACTTTCAGAGGCTATCGCGCGAGAGGGGCATGAGGTCCATTTATTCACCCGCAGCCATGAAAACAATGATGAAGATATCAAGGGGGTCCATTATCACCGGGTAGCTAGCGGCCAGCATGGAAGTATCATAGAACAGATGGATCGGATGTGTGACGCCATGTACTGCAGGTTCCTGGAAGTGCGGGACCAGGCAGGGGAGTTTGACGTTCTGCATGGCCACGACTGGCACCCCGTCAACGTTCTCTGCAGGATCAAGGCCCAGTTTGGGATTCCCTTCGTGCTTACATTCCACAGCACTGAATGGGGACGCAACGGAAACCGCCATGGGGGCTGGTGGGAGGCAAAAGAGATCTCGCACAGGGAATGGCTAGGGGGATACGAATGCGCTGAAGTAATTGCGACTTCGACAATACTGAGAAAAGAAATCCAGCACATCTACAAAATCCCCGACTACAAGCTCTCGGAAATCCCGAACGGCATCTATATGGGAAAGATTGGAAAAGAGGTTGACAGGGGTAAGGTTAAACAGAATTACGGAATCCACCCCTTCCTCCCAGTGGTGCTGTTCACGGGCAGGATGAGCTACCAGAAAGGGCCGGACATGCTCGTTGAAGCTGCAGCTAAGGTCCTGAAAAAGAGGGATGCCGGTTTTGTGCTTATCGGGGAAGGGGAGATGCGCTCCAAATGTGAAAATCGGGCACATGAACTCGGGATCAAGGACTCCTTTCGCTTCCTTGGATATGCTCCGGATAACACGGTCAGGGACTGGTTTAATGCCTGTGACCTTGTCTGTGTGCCGAGCAGGAACGAACCTTTCGGGATTGTTGTGCTCGAAGCCTGGGATGCGAAGAAACCCGTTGTTGCGAGTGAGGCAGTAGCCCTCGTGGATAACTTCAGGACAGGAGTCGTTGCCTACAAAAACCCGAAATCCATTGCCTGGTGTCTTAATTACGTGCTTGAGGGGCTCGACCACAACAAAATGGGCGAGAAAGGATACTCCCTTCTCAAAAAAAGGTATAACTGGAAAAATATTGCAGAGGAAACCATTCTTGTTTATGAGAACGTTACCAAAGGTACGTAA
- a CDS encoding DUF2150 family protein produces MPEQEMNQIPYEFYTQKRWENWLARAKESGFEIKESEDEPGKESAVFVNMVDDVILACLKVSARFEHGMLSAENSLNILVEIRNLVLDEVEPISEDIDLMIDSVQTSLMGALAAFECYVMGDYEEGINIEELIKAAIVAEETDDLEMALDYTAQCGAFVLKGENLPDEIMAELPYGIVAEWLDGIDSIAAAMVGSDSYKEFEEDDEDTTL; encoded by the coding sequence GTGCCTGAACAGGAAATGAACCAGATCCCCTACGAATTTTATACCCAAAAGCGCTGGGAAAACTGGCTCGCCCGGGCAAAAGAGAGCGGATTTGAGATTAAGGAATCGGAAGACGAGCCCGGGAAGGAAAGCGCTGTATTCGTGAATATGGTTGACGATGTCATCCTTGCTTGCCTCAAGGTAAGCGCACGTTTCGAGCACGGAATGCTCTCAGCAGAAAACTCCCTGAACATTCTAGTGGAGATCCGGAACCTCGTGCTTGACGAGGTTGAGCCTATTTCCGAAGATATTGACCTTATGATTGATTCGGTTCAGACCTCTCTCATGGGGGCGCTTGCCGCCTTCGAATGCTATGTCATGGGCGACTATGAAGAAGGTATTAACATTGAGGAGCTTATAAAAGCAGCCATTGTTGCCGAAGAAACCGATGATCTCGAGATGGCCCTTGATTATACAGCCCAGTGCGGAGCCTTCGTGCTCAAAGGAGAAAACCTGCCCGATGAAATAATGGCCGAACTTCCCTACGGCATAGTGGCAGAATGGCTCGACGGAATCGACTCCATAGCTGCTGCAATGGTCGGAAGTGACAGTTACAAGGAATTTGAAGAAGATGATGAGGACACTACCCTCTGA
- a CDS encoding UPF0179 family protein, which produces MIESDTKITLIGSRLAREGLEFIFKGEMPECNKCRLKNTCLNLERGRRYRIERIRNNEIHECFLHDSGVLAVDVSRAPVEATVESRKAVDGAKIMYESPKCGKKDCSEYETCHPEGLIRGDKCKIVEVIESLDAACDAGYSLKKVKLAW; this is translated from the coding sequence ATGATCGAAAGCGATACAAAAATAACACTCATCGGATCACGGCTTGCAAGGGAAGGGCTGGAATTCATATTCAAAGGTGAGATGCCGGAATGCAATAAATGCCGGCTGAAAAACACTTGCCTGAACCTTGAGCGTGGGCGCAGGTACAGGATTGAAAGAATTCGGAACAACGAAATCCACGAATGTTTCCTGCATGACAGCGGCGTGCTTGCGGTAGACGTTAGCCGGGCTCCGGTCGAAGCTACCGTGGAGTCCAGAAAAGCCGTTGACGGGGCAAAGATTATGTATGAGTCCCCAAAGTGCGGCAAGAAGGATTGCAGCGAGTACGAAACCTGCCATCCGGAAGGGCTCATTAGAGGAGACAAGTGCAAAATTGTCGAGGTCATAGAAAGCCTTGATGCTGCTTGTGATGCCGGTTATTCCTTGAAAAAGGTAAAACTGGCCTGGTGA
- a CDS encoding NAD(P)-dependent glycerol-1-phosphate dehydrogenase, producing the protein MKLTESKNSVKWMQLPRDVLVGHGVLDQVGDVCRDLKLKGNALIVTGSTTREVAGKRIRDCLETAGSSVEMVLTSKATIEEVERVMERALETDSSYLLGVGSGRSIDIAKLASTRLELPFFSVPTSASHDGIVSSRASILDNGKKASVQAQAPMAVVADTEIISAAPFRFLAAGCGDIISNYTAVLDWELASRLRNEYFGEYAAALSRMAARVIIESADSIKPEHENSARLVVKALVSNGVAMSIAGSSRPASGSEHMFSHALDQLAPKPALHGEQCGVGSIMMMYLHGGDWKQIRGALKKIGAPATARELGIEDKYIIEALLHAHSIRPERYTILGSGLTPSAARKVAKITGVID; encoded by the coding sequence ATGAAATTGACCGAAAGCAAAAACAGCGTAAAATGGATGCAGCTTCCCAGGGATGTGCTGGTAGGACATGGTGTCCTGGACCAGGTAGGAGACGTTTGCAGGGACCTGAAGCTGAAAGGAAATGCGCTGATCGTAACCGGCAGTACCACCCGGGAAGTGGCGGGTAAGAGAATCCGGGACTGCCTGGAAACTGCGGGCAGCAGTGTGGAAATGGTCCTCACAAGCAAAGCTACCATTGAAGAAGTCGAGAGGGTAATGGAAAGAGCCCTTGAGACCGATTCGAGCTACCTTCTTGGAGTAGGGAGCGGACGGTCCATTGACATTGCAAAACTTGCCTCTACACGGCTGGAGCTCCCTTTCTTCAGCGTGCCGACTTCTGCTTCCCACGACGGAATTGTCTCCTCCAGGGCATCCATCCTGGATAACGGGAAAAAGGCTTCGGTGCAGGCACAGGCCCCTATGGCCGTTGTTGCGGACACCGAGATAATCTCGGCTGCCCCCTTCCGTTTCCTTGCGGCTGGCTGCGGAGATATCATCTCCAACTATACGGCTGTGCTGGATTGGGAACTTGCCAGCAGGCTAAGGAATGAATACTTCGGGGAATACGCAGCAGCCCTTTCCCGCATGGCGGCGCGGGTAATCATAGAATCCGCCGATTCAATCAAGCCCGAACATGAAAATTCAGCCCGGCTCGTTGTCAAGGCCCTGGTCTCCAACGGGGTTGCCATGAGCATTGCAGGTTCTTCCAGACCGGCTTCAGGTTCCGAACATATGTTCAGCCATGCCCTTGACCAACTCGCCCCGAAACCAGCCCTTCATGGAGAACAGTGTGGGGTTGGGAGTATCATGATGATGTACCTGCATGGCGGGGACTGGAAGCAGATCCGGGGTGCCCTGAAGAAAATCGGAGCCCCTGCAACCGCAAGAGAGCTGGGCATAGAAGATAAATATATAATTGAAGCCCTGTTACATGCACACAGCATCCGCCCTGAACGCTACACCATCCTGGGGAGCGGGTTGACCCCCTCTGCCGCCAGGAAAGTTGCGAAGATAACAGGGGTTATAGATTGA
- a CDS encoding DUF63 family protein, translating to MSSPLDAISQFINTYYLDPILTDAGYNPVNTFTWAVVLGICIFGIFRLLEKFNVKVNSRFILSIIPFVLAGSSLRVLEDSPAGIINPPFSYLLITPNIYFLVFAVTVFCLWLAIRLEKAGFVRDFYSTFAGFGLIWFFVNLITLLYFEDVVAAYVPVFVLVAGTGLTFIFYRVARYFKSEIFTNPLNLSILMVHLMDASSTYIGVDKLGYFEKHVLPYYLIELTGTALVMYPLKLIIFIGVLYVLDTQFEDDEESVNLKMLIKMVILILGLSPATRNTLRMMLGI from the coding sequence ATGAGTTCTCCTCTTGATGCAATTTCACAGTTTATAAATACCTATTACCTCGACCCTATCCTAACCGATGCGGGATATAACCCTGTCAACACTTTCACCTGGGCGGTGGTGTTGGGGATCTGTATATTCGGGATCTTCAGGCTCCTGGAAAAATTTAATGTGAAGGTAAACTCCCGATTTATCCTTTCGATCATCCCCTTCGTGCTTGCAGGCTCATCCCTTCGCGTACTGGAAGATTCCCCTGCAGGAATAATAAACCCGCCTTTCAGCTACCTGCTCATAACCCCGAACATCTACTTCCTGGTCTTTGCGGTAACCGTATTTTGCCTCTGGCTGGCCATCAGGCTGGAGAAGGCTGGGTTTGTGCGAGACTTCTATTCCACTTTTGCGGGGTTTGGGCTCATCTGGTTTTTTGTAAACCTGATAACTCTCCTGTATTTCGAGGATGTGGTGGCTGCTTATGTGCCCGTTTTCGTGCTTGTGGCAGGAACGGGACTGACTTTCATCTTTTACAGGGTAGCCCGCTATTTCAAATCCGAAATCTTCACCAATCCCCTGAACCTTTCCATCCTCATGGTCCACCTGATGGACGCCTCCTCAACCTACATAGGGGTGGATAAACTCGGATACTTCGAAAAACACGTACTTCCCTACTACCTCATCGAACTTACGGGCACCGCATTGGTTATGTATCCATTGAAACTTATTATCTTCATAGGGGTTCTCTATGTGCTTGATACCCAGTTTGAAGACGACGAAGAATCCGTGAACCTGAAGATGCTCATCAAAATGGTTATCCTGATCCTGGGCCTTTCCCCGGCAACCCGGAATACACTCCGGATGATGCTCGGAATCTGA
- a CDS encoding stage II sporulation protein M codes for MNMERGEEYYSEADADPQGNMGKADKEKANEENEENTEVPLDESKREMRAEQGAEEESAEREKAGSPGLGRDAGSYSGFTFDSNTGSTTGSGSSSVSSSSSSFSSVTSTPERDMSGKEGFFNYVNHIRPYVLIITFVFFASAFSGYAYSASTPEISEMVMEEFQAQFGGLLNLHPLLIMLIIFLNNAFVSLLFLVMGLGLGILPVLFVAFNGYVVGVLSHLVAEEQGLLFIFLALLPHGIIELPMVFLAAGIGLRLGHQVLAALIGRPTELKREFKDGIRFYFRWIVPFLFVAAVIETFITPLLLGIL; via the coding sequence ATGAATATGGAGAGAGGGGAAGAGTATTATTCAGAAGCGGATGCTGATCCGCAGGGTAATATGGGAAAGGCAGATAAGGAAAAGGCAAATGAGGAAAATGAAGAAAATACAGAAGTTCCCTTGGATGAATCGAAAAGAGAGATGAGGGCAGAACAGGGGGCAGAGGAAGAAAGTGCAGAAAGGGAAAAGGCTGGATCTCCCGGTTTAGGACGGGACGCAGGTTCCTACTCCGGCTTCACCTTTGATTCTAACACCGGTTCCACTACAGGTTCTGGTTCCAGTTCCGTTTCCAGTTCCAGTTCGAGCTTTAGTTCCGTAACCTCTACACCCGAAAGAGATATGTCCGGTAAAGAAGGCTTTTTCAACTACGTCAATCATATCCGGCCTTACGTCCTGATTATTACCTTTGTGTTTTTTGCATCTGCTTTTTCAGGGTATGCCTATTCTGCAAGCACCCCTGAAATCTCCGAGATGGTCATGGAGGAATTCCAAGCCCAATTCGGAGGACTTCTGAACTTACACCCCTTATTGATCATGCTGATCATTTTTCTGAACAATGCGTTCGTAAGTCTGCTCTTCCTTGTCATGGGACTCGGCCTGGGGATACTCCCTGTCCTTTTCGTAGCCTTCAACGGTTATGTGGTAGGGGTACTCTCCCATCTGGTAGCTGAAGAACAGGGTCTGCTTTTTATCTTCCTGGCCCTCCTCCCCCACGGGATTATTGAATTGCCCATGGTCTTTCTGGCAGCGGGGATCGGGCTTCGTCTGGGCCACCAGGTCCTGGCTGCCCTTATAGGCAGACCCACTGAATTAAAAAGGGAATTCAAGGATGGGATAAGGTTTTACTTCCGCTGGATCGTGCCCTTTCTTTTCGTTGCCGCAGTAATTGAAACGTTTATAACACCCCTGCTTCTGGGAATTCTGTGA
- a CDS encoding formate--phosphoribosylaminoimidazolecarboxamide ligase family protein, with protein sequence MIDRKEIKEIVEDYYAYADQVKVGTIASHSGLDVCDGAVEEDFKTLAVCQAGREKTYTEYFKAQRDPYGKVTRGLVDEAVTFNKFNEILLPENQQKLVDNRVLFVPNRSFTSYCSIDEIEENFRVPMVGSRNLLRSEERSEQQSYYWILEKAGLPFPEKIENPEDIDELVMVKLPHAVKKLERGFFTASSFKEYQEKAESLIKQGVITPEALENARIERYIIGPVFNLDMFYSPIEPKMSKLELLGVDWRFETSLDGHVRLPAPQQMGLAENQLTPEYTVCGHNSATLRESLLEKVFEMGEKFVKATQEHYAPGIIGPFCLQTCVDKDLNFYIYDVAPRVGGGTNVHMSVGHSYGNSLWRKPMSTGRRLAFEIRRALELEKLDLIVT encoded by the coding sequence ATGATTGATAGGAAAGAAATTAAGGAAATTGTTGAAGACTATTATGCATACGCTGATCAGGTCAAAGTAGGAACCATTGCCTCCCACTCAGGCCTTGACGTCTGTGACGGAGCCGTCGAAGAGGACTTCAAGACCCTCGCCGTCTGCCAGGCAGGCAGGGAGAAGACCTACACTGAGTACTTCAAGGCCCAGAGAGACCCCTACGGGAAAGTCACCCGGGGACTCGTGGACGAAGCCGTTACTTTCAATAAGTTCAATGAAATCCTCCTGCCTGAAAACCAGCAGAAACTGGTTGACAACCGTGTGCTCTTTGTCCCGAACCGTTCTTTTACCTCCTACTGCAGCATCGACGAGATCGAAGAGAATTTCAGGGTTCCAATGGTAGGAAGCCGGAACCTTCTCCGCAGTGAGGAGCGCAGTGAGCAGCAGAGTTACTACTGGATCTTGGAAAAGGCAGGGCTCCCCTTCCCGGAAAAAATCGAAAATCCGGAAGACATCGATGAGCTGGTCATGGTCAAGCTCCCCCACGCAGTAAAAAAACTGGAAAGGGGTTTTTTCACGGCTTCAAGCTTCAAGGAATACCAGGAAAAGGCAGAATCTCTTATAAAACAGGGCGTCATTACCCCGGAAGCCCTTGAAAATGCCCGGATCGAGCGCTATATTATTGGTCCGGTTTTCAACCTGGACATGTTTTACTCCCCTATCGAACCCAAAATGAGCAAACTGGAACTCCTCGGGGTTGATTGGCGCTTTGAAACCAGCCTTGACGGGCATGTTCGGCTCCCGGCCCCCCAGCAGATGGGCCTGGCTGAGAACCAGCTTACCCCGGAATACACGGTCTGTGGGCACAACTCCGCAACCCTCAGGGAATCCCTCCTGGAAAAGGTCTTCGAGATGGGAGAAAAATTCGTAAAAGCTACCCAGGAACATTATGCTCCGGGAATTATCGGTCCCTTCTGCCTCCAGACCTGCGTGGACAAGGACCTTAACTTCTATATATACGACGTCGCGCCCAGGGTCGGCGGCGGGACCAACGTCCATATGTCCGTCGGGCACTCCTACGGCAACTCTCTCTGGAGAAAACCCATGAGTACGGGGAGAAGGCTTGCCTTTGAGATCAGGCGCGCTCTGGAGCTAGAGAAACTAGATCTGATCGTCACATAA
- a CDS encoding translation initiation factor IF-2 subunit gamma has protein sequence MSQPCVNIGMVGHVDHGKTTLVKALSGVWTDTHSEEVKRGISIRLGYADSVFMKCPKCPIPQGYTVEKTCPNCGETTEEDRTVSFVDAPGHETLMATMLSGAAIMDGAVLVIAANEDCPQPQTKEHLMALDIMGMENIVIVQNKIDLVPRERLIEHYHQIKEFVKGTVAENAPIVPISAQQNINVDALIDALENQISTPVHKMDLPAHMLIARSFDINKPGITVEEIRGGVIGGTLTEGVLTPGSELEIRPGLKVTTEGSTKWIPIMTKVSSIHAGPTRVEEATPGGLLAVGTLLDPTLTKGDSLTGQIAGVPGTLPETRHKFTMELHLLERVVGVTKEEKINEIKTSEPLMLNIGTATTVGVVTSARKSEAEVLLKRPICAALGARVAISRRIDSRWRLIGVGVINS, from the coding sequence TTGAGTCAGCCCTGTGTAAATATCGGCATGGTAGGTCATGTCGATCATGGAAAAACCACACTTGTCAAAGCCCTATCAGGCGTGTGGACGGATACGCATAGTGAAGAAGTAAAAAGAGGTATATCTATCAGGCTCGGGTATGCAGACTCAGTGTTTATGAAATGCCCGAAATGTCCGATTCCCCAGGGTTATACGGTGGAAAAGACCTGCCCGAACTGTGGAGAAACAACGGAAGAGGACAGGACAGTGTCCTTTGTGGACGCCCCCGGGCACGAGACCTTGATGGCAACCATGCTTTCCGGAGCTGCGATTATGGACGGAGCGGTACTGGTAATTGCCGCAAATGAAGACTGTCCCCAGCCCCAGACAAAGGAACACCTCATGGCCCTGGACATCATGGGGATGGAAAACATAGTGATCGTGCAGAACAAGATCGACCTGGTCCCAAGGGAACGGTTGATCGAACACTATCATCAGATTAAGGAATTTGTCAAAGGCACGGTAGCTGAAAATGCCCCTATTGTCCCGATCTCGGCCCAGCAGAACATCAACGTTGACGCTCTGATTGATGCCCTGGAAAACCAGATATCGACTCCTGTCCACAAGATGGACCTGCCTGCTCATATGCTGATTGCCAGGTCCTTTGACATCAACAAGCCCGGGATCACTGTCGAAGAGATCCGCGGAGGGGTCATAGGAGGCACCCTGACGGAAGGAGTACTTACCCCGGGATCTGAACTTGAAATCAGGCCAGGGCTCAAAGTCACCACTGAAGGCAGCACGAAATGGATTCCCATTATGACAAAAGTCTCTTCCATCCACGCAGGCCCTACCAGGGTTGAAGAAGCAACTCCAGGAGGACTGCTTGCAGTGGGGACCTTGCTGGACCCGACCCTTACCAAAGGGGACTCCCTTACAGGACAGATCGCAGGTGTGCCCGGCACCCTTCCTGAGACCCGGCACAAGTTCACTATGGAACTTCATCTGCTGGAACGGGTCGTGGGAGTTACTAAGGAAGAAAAGATCAACGAAATCAAGACTAGTGAACCCCTCATGCTTAACATAGGGACTGCCACGACTGTAGGAGTTGTCACCAGCGCCCGGAAAAGCGAAGCCGAGGTGCTGCTCAAGCGCCCGATTTGTGCCGCGCTTGGGGCAAGGGTCGCAATCAGCAGGAGAATCGATTCCCGCTGGCGGCTTATCGGGGTAGGTGTTATCAATAGTTGA
- a CDS encoding PIN domain-containing protein: MKVIIDTNGLMIPVQFGVDIFEELGRLGFDEFLVPEAVIFEIEKLIRREKGSDRTAAKIAKSMAGRCKRIDARGPADDVILELAGETGAAVLTNDIGLKRRLTAKGITVVILRQKNRLELA, translated from the coding sequence TTGAAAGTTATAATCGATACTAATGGGCTGATGATCCCTGTCCAGTTCGGAGTTGATATATTTGAAGAACTGGGGAGGTTGGGGTTTGACGAATTCCTCGTGCCGGAAGCGGTTATATTTGAAATTGAAAAGCTCATAAGGCGGGAAAAAGGATCGGACAGGACGGCTGCAAAGATCGCAAAGTCCATGGCAGGTAGGTGCAAACGGATAGACGCCAGAGGACCTGCAGACGATGTGATCCTTGAGCTTGCCGGAGAAACTGGAGCCGCTGTCCTGACCAATGATATAGGATTGAAGCGCAGGTTGACTGCAAAAGGGATCACAGTGGTAATCCTGCGCCAGAAAAACAGGTTGGAACTGGCCTGA
- a CDS encoding DNA-directed RNA polymerase, whose amino-acid sequence MYKMMRLVDTVRIPPTLLGEDVAPTVKNALREKLEGQVDKKLGSLVAVCKIDEIGEGHILVGDGAVYYDVTFEAIMFVPELQEIIEGEVVEAVGFGVFVGIGPMDGLLHVSQITDDFISYDAKNARLVTKGGGKSISEGDHVRGRIVAVSINEREPKESKIGLTMRQTALGKLQWLEEARRKKQQNEAAPAEKAA is encoded by the coding sequence ATGTATAAAATGATGAGACTCGTTGATACGGTCCGCATACCTCCCACCCTGCTCGGGGAAGATGTGGCTCCTACCGTAAAAAACGCGTTAAGGGAAAAACTTGAGGGGCAGGTCGATAAGAAACTTGGCTCCCTTGTCGCAGTATGCAAGATCGACGAGATAGGAGAAGGGCATATCCTTGTCGGAGACGGGGCGGTCTACTACGACGTGACGTTTGAAGCAATCATGTTTGTCCCCGAACTTCAAGAAATCATTGAAGGAGAAGTTGTGGAAGCTGTCGGTTTCGGGGTCTTCGTAGGTATCGGGCCCATGGACGGGCTGCTCCACGTCAGCCAGATCACTGATGATTTTATTTCGTATGATGCCAAGAACGCAAGGCTTGTCACCAAAGGCGGAGGCAAGTCCATTTCCGAGGGTGACCATGTAAGGGGCCGGATCGTAGCGGTAAGTATCAACGAAAGAGAACCAAAAGAAAGCAAGATCGGGCTAACCATGCGCCAGACTGCGCTTGGAAAACTGCAGTGGCTTGAAGAGGCCCGCAGAAAGAAGCAGCAAAATGAAGCTGCACCAGCAGAAAAAGCTGCCTGA
- the spt4 gene encoding transcription elongation factor subunit Spt4 has translation MAEKVCRHCLRILEGNSCPICGTSDLAEEWSGLVIILDAERSEIAKKLGVDIPDKFALKVR, from the coding sequence ATGGCAGAAAAAGTATGTCGGCACTGCTTGAGGATCCTGGAAGGAAATTCCTGCCCCATCTGTGGGACGTCGGATCTCGCAGAAGAATGGAGCGGCCTTGTGATTATCCTGGATGCTGAACGCTCGGAAATCGCTAAAAAGCTCGGGGTAGACATCCCGGATAAATTTGCTTTGAAGGTGCGCTGA
- a CDS encoding GTP-dependent dephospho-CoA kinase family protein, with protein sequence MSVHIELPKELRPLMKKPLGKLYRGSGRDTIEKFAGKLANPTKLISVGDVTTFHLLEAGIFPDLCIVDNRTKRKPVSEDVSSRNKDGDYTEVTVENPAGLITDELINSISEAFVSGKALRIFVRGEEDLATLPVILMAPLGSVVLYGQPDEGVVFVEVTESKKEEIRILFEKLISQEQESELYNIRRILDGHTDY encoded by the coding sequence TTGAGTGTTCACATCGAACTTCCGAAGGAACTTCGCCCACTCATGAAAAAACCCCTGGGTAAACTTTACAGGGGTTCGGGCAGGGATACCATCGAAAAGTTTGCCGGGAAGCTTGCAAACCCCACAAAACTTATATCCGTAGGAGATGTTACTACCTTCCACCTGCTCGAAGCCGGGATTTTTCCGGACCTCTGCATAGTGGATAACCGGACAAAAAGAAAACCTGTCTCGGAAGATGTCTCGTCCAGGAACAAGGACGGGGACTACACCGAAGTCACGGTAGAAAATCCGGCAGGGCTCATCACCGATGAGTTGATCAACTCCATTTCCGAAGCGTTTGTATCCGGAAAAGCTCTCCGGATCTTTGTCCGGGGAGAAGAAGACCTGGCAACCCTTCCTGTGATCCTTATGGCCCCCTTAGGCTCCGTGGTTCTCTACGGTCAGCCCGATGAAGGGGTTGTTTTCGTAGAGGTCACGGAAAGCAAAAAGGAAGAAATAAGGATCCTGTTTGAGAAGCTCATCAGCCAGGAGCAGGAAAGTGAATTATACAATATACGGAGAATATTGGATGGACATACAGATTATTGA
- a CDS encoding 30S ribosomal protein S24e, with amino-acid sequence MDIQIIEDKNNVLLNRRELDFTVKYEGPTPSRSDIRNKLAAMLNAPLELLVIQKVDTEYGMQESRGYAKLYAEEARMKEIEHEYVLKRNPAPASAEEEAATEE; translated from the coding sequence ATGGACATACAGATTATTGAAGATAAAAACAACGTGCTTTTAAATAGAAGGGAACTGGATTTCACCGTGAAATATGAAGGTCCTACTCCTTCCAGAAGCGACATCAGAAACAAGCTCGCAGCAATGCTCAACGCCCCCCTTGAACTTCTGGTCATCCAGAAAGTCGACACTGAATACGGAATGCAGGAATCCAGGGGCTACGCCAAGCTCTATGCGGAAGAAGCACGCATGAAAGAGATCGAACACGAATACGTCCTGAAGAGGAACCCGGCTCCTGCCTCGGCAGAAGAAGAAGCCGCAACCGAAGAGTGA
- a CDS encoding 30S ribosomal protein S27ae, with translation MAVKDYYKVEGDSVTRVKQFCPRCGPGVFLAEHKNRLACGKCGYTEFKK, from the coding sequence ATGGCAGTCAAAGATTACTACAAGGTAGAAGGCGATTCCGTAACCAGAGTCAAACAGTTCTGTCCCAGGTGCGGACCCGGTGTATTCCTTGCCGAACACAAGAACCGCCTTGCCTGCGGAAAGTGCGGCTACACCGAATTCAAGAAATAA